A single Anopheles arabiensis isolate DONGOLA chromosome 2, AaraD3, whole genome shotgun sequence DNA region contains:
- the LOC120897357 gene encoding gustatory receptor for bitter taste 66a-like, translating to MQPIKSFYLFSKLFGLCPYPLDPTVPVNTRASYVKQLLPTYTVLLLYSSCLVSIFWQSGNTSDISNAANWIQFIPNSFAYVFSLVFAIRHRTMANEILTTFAIADDKLRTQFGISFTMPNVKMRRVSILACIVTMTCGSTIGALTYLIGVNWNRIWTLLYWIAFCMPKFGLLLFSFQFAGCILYLSDRAMLLLRGMNNFPVGVENLALQPQTHGHAPQYKTLNMAMGGNHLPSMHEGKLNRLTTLATIKIRAISPLDSIQHIREVVELLQDLSVKINHCFGKQAIFSLLSAFTCVTVQLYYMLNHIKSGFTASRSEIYALASCSLLFLHGIEFWSLFTSGENVRLKWKKVINFLFFMKSKSADDDFRTKVDDLISFMVTNPLEFNAYGLFPIDLSVLTGIASSITTYLIVLIQFKISEEQSSGYDDDSDEKSQIQYSAH from the exons ATGCAGCCGATCAAATCGTTCTACCTGTTCTCGAAGCTGTTCGGGCTGTGCCCGTACCCGCTCGATCCGACCGTACCGGTCAACACGCGGGCCAGCTACGTGAAGCAGCTGCTGCCAACGTACACGGTACTGCTGCTGTACTCCTCCTGCCTGGTGAGCATCTTCTGGCAGAGTGGCAACACGTCCGACATTTCCAACGCCGCTAATTGGATACAG TTCATTCCCAACTCATTCGCGTACGTCTTTTCGCTCGTCTTTGCCATCCGGCATCGTACGATGGCGAACGAAATTTTGACCACCTTCGCCATCGCCGACGATAAGCTGCGAACGCAGTTTGGCATTTCCTTCACGATGCCAAACGTCAAAATGAGACGCGTATCCATCCTGGCTTGCATTG TCACCATGACCTGCGGCAGTACCATCGGGGCGCTCACTTATTTGATCGGAGTTAATTGGAATCGTATATGGACGTTGCTTTATTGGATCGCCTTCTGTATGCCAAAG TTTGGATTGCTTCTGTTCAGTTTCCAGTTCGCCGGCTGTATCCTGTACCTGTCGGACCGggccatgctgctgctgagagGCATGAA CAATTTTCCGGTTGGTGTGGAAAACCTCGCCCTGCAGCCGCAAACCCACGGCCACGCGCCGCAGTACAAAACGCTCAACATGGCGATGGGCGGCAACCATCTGCCGAGCATGCACGAGGGCAAGCTGAACCGGCTGACCACGCTCGCGACCATCAAGATCCGCGCCATCAGCCCGCTCGACTCGATCCAGCACATCCGCGAGGTGGTCGAGCTGCTGCAGGACCTGTCGGTCAAGATAAACCACTGCTTCGGCAAGCAGGCCATCTTCTCGCTGCTGTCCGCGTTCACCTGCGTCACGGTGCAGCTGTACTACATGCTGAACCACATCAAGTCCGGCTTCACCGCGTCCCGGTCCGAGATCTATGCGCTCGCGTCCTGCAGCCTGCTGTTTCTGCACGGCATCGAGTTTTGGTCGCTGTTTACCAGTGGCGAGAATGTGCGGCTCAAGTGGAAAAAGGTGATCAATTTCCTGTTCTTCATGAAGTCCAAATCGGCCGACGATGACTTTCGCACCAAG GTGGACGATCTGATTTCGTTCATGGTGACGAATCCGCTCGAGTTCAATGCGTACGGGCTGTTTCCCATCGATCTGTCGGTGCTGACGGGG ATTGCTTCCTCCATCACAACGTATCTGATCGTGCTGATACAGTTCAAAATATCCGAGGAGCAGTCCAGCGGCTATGACGATGATTCGGACGAGAAAAGTCAGATCCAGTATTCAGCACACTAG